A single region of the Neomonachus schauinslandi chromosome 3, ASM220157v2, whole genome shotgun sequence genome encodes:
- the LOC110587721 gene encoding protocadherin-8 codes for MSPVRRGGSPCLFPLQLFSLCWVLSVAQSKTVRYSTFEEDAPGTVIGTLAEDLHMKVSGDTSFRLMKQFNSSLLRVREGDGQLTVGDAGLDRERLCGQAPQCMLAFDVVSFSQEQFRLVHVEVEVRDINDHAPRFPRAQIPVEVSEGAAVGTRIPLEVPVDEDVGANGLQSVRLAEPHSPFRVELQTRADGAQCADLVLLQELDRESQAAYSLELVAQDGGRPPRSATAALSVRVLDANDHSPAFPQGAVAEVELAEDAPVGSLLLDLDAADPDEGPNGDVVFAFGARTPPEARRLFRLDPRSGRLTLAGPVDYERQDTYELDVRAQDRGPGPRASTCKVIVRIRDVNDNAPDITITPLAAPGAPAASPFAAAAAAAAALGGADATSPTGPGTPEAGAVSLVPEGAARESLVALVSTSDRDSGANGEVRCALYGHEHFRLQPAYAGSYLVVTAASLDRERIAEYNLTLVAEDRGAPPLRTVRPYTVRVSDENDNAPVFTRPVYEVSVRENNPPGAYLATVAARDPDLGRNGQVTYRLLEAEVGRAGGSVSTYVSVDPATGAIYALRSFDYETLRQLDVRIQASDGGSPQLSSSALVQVRVLDQNDHAPVLVHPAPANGTLEVAVPGRTARDTAVARVQARDADDGANGELAFELQQQEPREAFAIGRRTGEIVLTGDLSQEPPGRVFRALLVISDGGRPPLSTSATVSFVVTAGGGRGLVAPASAGSPERSRPPGSRLAASGPALQWDTPLIVIIVLAGSCTLLLAAIIAIATTCNRRKKEPYGASPGFGKEPAPPVAVWKGHSFNTISGREAEKFSGKDSGKGDSDFNDSDSDISGDALKKDLINHMQSGLWACTAECKILGHSDRCWSPSCGGPNTHPPPHPPAQMSTFCKSTSLPRDPLRRDNYYQAQLPKTVGLQSVYEKVLHRDYDRTVTLLSPPRPGRLPDLQEIGVPLYQSPPGRYLSPKKEANENV; via the exons ATGAGTCCAGTGAGGCGCGGGGGCAGCCCCTGCCTTTTCCCTTTACAGCTCTTCAGCCTCTGTTGGGTGCTCTCAGTGGCCCAGAGCAAGACAGTGCGATACAGCACCTTCGAGGAGGATGCCCCTGGCACGGTCATCGGGACCCTGGCTGAGGACCTGCATATGAAAGTATCTGGAGACACAAGCTTCCGCCTGATGAAGCAGTTCAACAGCTCGCTTCTCCGGGTGCGCGAGGGCGACGGGCAGCTGACCGTCGGGGACGCGGGCCTGGACCGGGAGCGGCTGTGCGGCCAGGCGCCACAGTGCATGCTGGCCTTCGACGTGGTCAGCTTCTCGCAGGAGCAGTTCCGGCTGGTGCACgtggaggtggaggtgagggACATCAACGACCATGCGCCGCGCTTCCCACGGGCCCAGATCCCCGTGGAGGTGTCCGAGGGCGCAGCCGTGGGCACGCGCATCCCCTTAGAGGTGCCTGTGGACGAGGACGTGGGGGCCAACGGGCTGCAGAGCGTGCGCCTGGCGGAGCCTCACAGCCCCTTCCGCGTGGAACTGCAGACGCGCGCGGACGGCGCCCAGTGCGCGGACCTGGTGCTGCTACAGGAGCTGGACCGCGAGAGCCAGGCCGCCTACAGCCTGGAGCTGGTGGCCCAGGACGGCGGCCGCCCGCCGCGCTCCGCCACGGCCGCCCTCAGCGTGCGAGTGCTGGACGCCAACGACCACAGCCCGGCCTTCCCGCAGGGCGCCGTGGCCGAAGTGGAGCTGGCGGAGGACGCTCCCGTGGGCTCGCTGCTGCTCGACCTGGACGCGGCCGACCCCGACGAGGGCCCCAACGGCGACGTGGTGTTCGCCTTCGGGGCCCGCACCCCGCCCGAGGCGCGCCGCCTCTTCCGCCTGGACCCGCGCTCGGGCCGCCTCACCCTGGCAGGACCGGTGGACTACGAGCGCCAGGACACCTATGAGCTGGACGTGCGGGCCCAGGACCGCGGTCCAGGGCCCCGGGCCTCCACCTGCAAGGTCATCGTGCGCATCCGCGACGTCAATGACAACGCTCCGGACATCACCATCACCCCGCTGGCCGCCCCGGGCGCACCTGCCGCCTCTCccttcgccgccgccgccgccgccgccgccgctctcGGGGGTGCGGACGCGACCTCGCCGACCGGGCCCGGGACACCTGAGGCCGGCGCCGTGTCTCTGGTGCCAGAGGGGGCGGCTCGCGAGAGCCTGGTGGCGCTGGTCAGCACCTCGGACAGAGACTCGGGCGCCAACGGGGAGGTGCGCTGCGCCCTCTACGGGCACGAGCACTTCCGGCTGCAGCCGGCCTACGCGGGCAGCTACCTGGTAGTGACCGCGGCGTCGCTGGACCGCGAGCGCATCGCCGAGTACAACCTGACGTTGGTGGCCGAGGACCGCGGCGCGCCCCCGCTACGCACCGTGAGGCCCTACACGGTGCGCGTGAGTGACGAGAACGACAACGCGCCAGTCTTCACACGGCCGGTCTACGAGGTGTCGGTGCGTGAGAACAACCCTCCCGGCGCCTACTTGGCCACGGTGGCCGCCCGGGACCCCGACCTGGGCCGTAACGGCCAGGTCACCTACCGGCTGCTGGAGGCTGAAGTAGGCCGTGCCGGGGGCTCGGTGTCCACCTATGTGTCGGTGGACCCGGCCACCGGGGCCATCTATGCGCTGCGCAGCTTCGACTATGAGACGCTGCGCCAGCTCGACGTGCGCATCCAGGCGAGCGACGGTGGCTCCCCTCAGCTCTCCAGCAGCGCCCTGGTGCAAGTGCGGGTACTGGACCAGAACGACCACGCACCCGTCCTGGTGCACCCGGCGCCGGCCAACGGGACCCTGGAAGTGGCGGTCCCCGGGCGCACGGCAAGGGACACTGCCGTGGCGCGCGTGCAGGCCCGGGACGCGGACGATGGTGCCAACGGGGAGCTGGCATTCGAGCTGCAGCAGCAGGAGCCGCGAGAAGCCTTCGCCATCGGCCGCCGCACGGGGGAGATCGTGCTCACAGGCGACCTCTCGCAGGAGCCGCCGGGCCGCGTGTTCCGGGCGCTGCTGGTCATATCTGACGGCGGCCGTCCCCCGCTCTCCACCTCTGCCACCGTCAGTTTCGTGGTGACAGCAGGCGGCGGGCGAGGGCTGGTGGCGCCCGCCAGTGCAGGGAGCCCTGAGCGTTCTCGCCCGCCCGGCTCTCGACTCGCGGCGTCGGGGCCCGCCCTACAATGGGACACGCCGCTGATCGTCATCATCGTGTTGGCCGGGAGCTGCACGCTGCTGCTGGCCGCCATCATCGCCATCGCCACCACCTGCAACCGCCGCAAGAAGGAG CCCTACGGTGCCTCCCCCGGCTTCGGAAAGGAGCCGGCGCCCCCTGTGGCGGTCTGGAAAGGACACTCTTTCAACACCATCTCTGGCCGAGAAGCGGAGAAGTTCAGCGGCAAAGACAGCGGCAAAGGGGACAGTGATTTCAACGACAGCGATTCTGACATCAGCGGGGATGCTCTGAAAAAGGATCTCATCAACCACATGCAGAGTG GACTGTGGGCGTGCACCGCTGAGTGTAAGATCCTGGGCCACTCTGACCGCTGCTGGAGCCCGTCATGCGGAGGGCCCAACACGCATCCCCCGCCTCACCCACCAGCGCAGATGTCTACCTTCTGTAAGAGCACGTCCCTGCCTCGGGATCCTCTGCGCAGGGACAATTACTATCAGGCCCAGCTGCCCAAGACAGTGGGGCTGCAGAGCGTCTATGAGAAAGTGCTACACAGAGACTATGACAGGACAGTcaccctgctctcccctccccgtCCAGGGAGGCTCCCAGACTTGCAGGAGATTGGGGTACCCCTCTACCAGTCCCCCCCTGGCAGGTACCTGTCCCCAAAGAAGGAAGCCAATGAAAATGTGTAA